One Fusarium musae strain F31 chromosome 6, whole genome shotgun sequence DNA segment encodes these proteins:
- a CDS encoding hypothetical protein (antiSMASH:Cluster_6.1) gives MPSSPQPAQDGDGIGNKRKRDDQPPDSSSKRAAPQACLSCRSRKVRCDVTIQGQPCTNCRLDNLGCVLGKPRRAVTNRTGNRTSERSNAGEDFPVSLTFEGLEDVSQDDAMQGDSDNIPGVAPIQLPLNPPGDCTQTLPQYIRPLPPHLKPIDTEYLTGKGCLRIPDDDLQRELFRLYILYVHPFMPVVDLPDVLSSVARRDASSQVSLLLFQAIMFAAVVYIDSEYCTERGYENRKAMRKEFFEKVRLLYHLDTDPDRIARLQALLLMTYWYERADDEKDTWHWTGIALSQIHVMGIHRSPEQLGISPKAKRGRKRIWWSCYVRDRLLALGIRRPARIRPDTFNVPELTIGDLDMEPFDDAVISFLGNPQMIDSATQRGLMLCFLELTKLCVHIGDILFSQYSILNNDISKVDEKITMMVVPKKSAQQMQDMEKCDLKLRDWIQNLESLCRYKAGQSRETTQSHSALHLHQALLHMIYLTSTAILHRPQAQRLDDSSGNDITTRRSADKIADAAGGITQVAYDLHQGDQLRFASTSAIPALLSAILIHLNDIASSRQDARYASIGQFYQCWQAIQSLRDMYASADHVIWFLEAVIQRTNVNIPMLSLAPSKNSRRRKPLQRKQQVRKGDIETVMGSQATKVRDRTALNPPNSLITPETTGAVGVGTQSLGESSTLLPIDAGNMENQFFVDPWTDFDAEANLLQALVHFDADPNFFPVTNMGPQQREILPLQSTYY, from the exons ATGCCATCTTCGCCGCAACCTGCACAGGATGGCGACGGTATAGGGAACAAGCGGAAAAGAGACGATCAACCACCAGACTCTTCTTCGAAGCGAGCTGCTCCTCAAGCCTGCCTGTCCTGTCGAAGCCGTAAAGTCCGCTGTGATGTAACCATACAAGGCCAGCCATGTACCAATTGTCGCCTTGATAACCTGGGTTGCGTACTTGGCAAGCCTCGTAGAGCTGTAACGAACAGGACAGGGAACAGAACATCTGAGCGGTCGAATGCCGGCGAAGACTTTCCTGTCTCTCTCACGTTTGAAG GTCTAGAAGATGTTTCACAGGACGATGCTATGCAGGGAGACAGCGACAACATCCCCGGCGTCGCCCCCATTCAGCTACCTCTGAATCCGCCTGGCGACTGCACGCAGACGCTGCCACAGTACATACGGCCTCTTCCGCCGCATCTAAAACCCATCGATACGGAATATCTTACCGGCAAAGGCTGCCTGAGGATTCCCGACGATGACCTCCAACGCGAGCTGTTTCGGCTTTACATACTATACGTACATCCTTTCATGCCAGTAGTCGACCTACCAGACGTTCTCTCGTCTGTGGCCCGGCGTGATGCCAGCTCGCAAGTCAGCCTACTTCTCTTCCAGGCCATCATGTTTGCTGCCGTAGTCTACATTGACTCCGAATACTGTACCGAGAGGGGGTACGAGAATCGCAAGGCAATGCGAAAGGAGTTCTTTGAGAAAGTTCGCCTTCTTTACCATCTCGATACAGACCCCGATCGCATCGCTCGTCTACAAGCCCTTCTTCTGATGACATACTGGTACGAGAGGGCTGATGACGAAAAGGACACTTGGCATTGGACAGGGATAGCACTGTCGCAGATTCATGTTATGGGGATACATCGGAGTCCCGAGCAACTTGGCATCAGCCCCAAAGCGAAACGTGGACGTAAGAGGATCTGGTGGTCTTGCTACGTACGGGATCGACTTCTAGCGTTGGGTATTCGGAGACCGGCTCGGATAAGGCCCGATACGTTCAACGTCCCTGAGCTGACAATAGGGGACTTGGATATGGAGCCCTTCGATGATGCTGTCATAAGTTTCCTCGGGAACCCGCAGATGATAGACTCTGCAACTCAGAGGGGTCTGATGCTGTGCTTTCTCGAGCTGACAAAACTGTGCGTGCACATCGGGGATATTCTGTTCAGTCAGTATTCAATCCTGAACAACGACATCTCAAAGGTGGATGAAAAGATCACTATGATGGTTGTACCCAAGAAATCCGCCCAGCAGATGCAAGACATGGAGAAGTGCGACCTCAAGCTGCGCGACTGGATACAGAATCTGGAATCACTTTGTCGTTATAAGGCGGGCCAGTCTCGCGAAACAACACAAAGTCACTCAGccttgcatctgcatcaggCTCTATTGCACATGATATACCTCACTTCAACAGCCATTCTTCACCGCCCCCAGGCACAGCGGTTGGACGACAGTTCCGGGAATGATATAACCACCAGGAGGTCCGCCGATAAGATTGCTGATGCCGCTGGAGGCATCACCCAAGTTGCATATGACTTGCACCAGGGAGACCAACTACGGTTCGCGTCCACCTCGGCCATTCCTGCACTTCTATCTGCTATACTGATACACCTCAACGACATTGCCTCCTCGCGGCAAGATGCTCGCTATGCTTCTATCGGCCAGTTCTATCAGTGCTGGCAGGCTATACAGTCTCTTAGGGATATGTACGCCTCTGCAGATCACGTCATATGGTTTCTTGAAGCTGTTATTCAGCGAACCAATGTCAACATCCCAATGCTGAGCCTGGCTCCTTCAAAGAATTCGAGACGACGAAAACCTTTGCAAAGAAAGCAGCAGGTCAGAAAAGGCGATATAGAGACTGTTATGGGTAGTCAGGCTACTAAAGTCAGGGATAGAACAGCGTTGAACCCGCCAAACTCGCTGATTACACCGGAGACTACGGGGGCCGTAGGTGTCGGTACACAGTCCCTTGGAGAAAGCTCGACACTACTACCCATAGATGCCGGCAACATGGAGAATCAATTCTTCGTTGATCCATGGACTGACTTCGACGCCGAGGCAAACCTTTTGCAAGCCTTGGTTCACTTTGACGCCGATCCTAACTTCTTTCCTGTCACCAATATGGGGCCACAGCAGAGGGAAATATTGCCCTTGCAGAGTACATATTATTAA